Proteins encoded together in one Zonotrichia leucophrys gambelii isolate GWCS_2022_RI chromosome 1, RI_Zleu_2.0, whole genome shotgun sequence window:
- the LOC135442461 gene encoding homeobox protein NANOG-like isoform X1, whose amino-acid sequence MLGAGTPGPAMSAHLAPPQYVLYPGAARYGDYYWFSAGSMDSVPTEEAPALDALPLPAAKTPSPSVDSPASSSSGTLTQYHTPDSATSPTAAGSSSPHSSLQKAKAQGKGVVKSGKSRTAFSQEQLKALHQRFQSQKYLSPQQIRELAAALQLTYKQVKTWFQNQRMKFKRCQKESQWMDKGMYLPQNGVHQAAYLDIPPAFHQVFPAGSSRNFQAASNGHQAYSSGQTYGNGQNLYSFPSVEDEGLFGKGGTSCNTQQTMGLLSHQMNFYHSYFDNIDYVSVEVEDTFNFQSSSDTVTPFSSSPIQNQCQLPWHPMGTQSGYESQV is encoded by the exons ATGcttggggcagggacacccggCCCGGCCATGAGCGCCCACCTCGCCCCGCCGCAGTATGTGCTGTACCCGGGAGCGGCCAGGTACGGCGACTATTACTGGTTCTCCGCAGGCAGCATGGACAGCGTGCCCACCGAGGAGGCTCCGGCGCTGGACGCGCTCCCGCTGCCCGCGGCCAAGACGCCCAGTCCCTCAG TTGACTCTCCAGCTTCCTCCAGCTCCGGGACGCTCACGCAGTACCACACCCCCGACTCCGCCACCAGCCCCACGGCAGCGGGGAGCTCCTCTCCCCACTCCTCCCTGCAGAAGGCCAAGGCGCAAGGCAAAGGTGTGGTGAAGTCGGGCAAGAGCCGCACAGCCTTCTCgcaggagcagctgaaagcCCTGCACCAGCGCTTCCAGAGCCAGAAGTACCTCAGCCCCCAGCAGATCCGGGAGCTGGCCGCTGCCCTTCAGCTCACCTACAAGCAG GTGAAAACATGGTTTCAGAATCAACGGATGAAATTTAAGCGTTGCCAAAAGGAGAGCCAGTGGATGGATAAAGGGATGTATTTACCACAG AATGGGGTTCATCAGGCTGCATACCTGGATATCCCCCCCGCGTTCCACCAGGTCTTCCCTGCCGGTTCCAGCAGGAACTTCCAGGCCGCGTCCAACGGGCACCAGGCTTACAGCAGCGGACAGACGTACGGAAATGGGCAGAACCTGTACTCATTCCCCTCTGTGGAGGATGAGGGGCTCTTTGGAAAAGGTGGGACGAGCTGCAATACCCAGCAAACCATGGGTTTATTAAGCCACCAAATGAACTTCTATCACAGCTACTTTGACAATATAGATTATGTCAGCGTGGAGGTTGAAGACACCTTCAACTTCCAGAGCTCCTCCGACACTGTCACACCATTTTCGAGCTCTCCTATACAGAATCAATGCCAGTTACCTTGGCATCCCATGGGGACCCAGAGTGGGTATGAGTCTCAGgtttga
- the LOC135442461 gene encoding homeobox protein NANOG-like isoform X2 encodes MDSVPTEEAPALDALPLPAAKTPSPSVDSPASSSSGTLTQYHTPDSATSPTAAGSSSPHSSLQKAKAQGKGVVKSGKSRTAFSQEQLKALHQRFQSQKYLSPQQIRELAAALQLTYKQVKTWFQNQRMKFKRCQKESQWMDKGMYLPQNGVHQAAYLDIPPAFHQVFPAGSSRNFQAASNGHQAYSSGQTYGNGQNLYSFPSVEDEGLFGKGGTSCNTQQTMGLLSHQMNFYHSYFDNIDYVSVEVEDTFNFQSSSDTVTPFSSSPIQNQCQLPWHPMGTQSGYESQV; translated from the exons ATGGACAGCGTGCCCACCGAGGAGGCTCCGGCGCTGGACGCGCTCCCGCTGCCCGCGGCCAAGACGCCCAGTCCCTCAG TTGACTCTCCAGCTTCCTCCAGCTCCGGGACGCTCACGCAGTACCACACCCCCGACTCCGCCACCAGCCCCACGGCAGCGGGGAGCTCCTCTCCCCACTCCTCCCTGCAGAAGGCCAAGGCGCAAGGCAAAGGTGTGGTGAAGTCGGGCAAGAGCCGCACAGCCTTCTCgcaggagcagctgaaagcCCTGCACCAGCGCTTCCAGAGCCAGAAGTACCTCAGCCCCCAGCAGATCCGGGAGCTGGCCGCTGCCCTTCAGCTCACCTACAAGCAG GTGAAAACATGGTTTCAGAATCAACGGATGAAATTTAAGCGTTGCCAAAAGGAGAGCCAGTGGATGGATAAAGGGATGTATTTACCACAG AATGGGGTTCATCAGGCTGCATACCTGGATATCCCCCCCGCGTTCCACCAGGTCTTCCCTGCCGGTTCCAGCAGGAACTTCCAGGCCGCGTCCAACGGGCACCAGGCTTACAGCAGCGGACAGACGTACGGAAATGGGCAGAACCTGTACTCATTCCCCTCTGTGGAGGATGAGGGGCTCTTTGGAAAAGGTGGGACGAGCTGCAATACCCAGCAAACCATGGGTTTATTAAGCCACCAAATGAACTTCTATCACAGCTACTTTGACAATATAGATTATGTCAGCGTGGAGGTTGAAGACACCTTCAACTTCCAGAGCTCCTCCGACACTGTCACACCATTTTCGAGCTCTCCTATACAGAATCAATGCCAGTTACCTTGGCATCCCATGGGGACCCAGAGTGGGTATGAGTCTCAGgtttga